The region AAAGATGTGCGCACGAGACGGTCCAGTCGGCCGTGCCCGATGCCGTTGAAATCCATCGACCCGTAGTAGGCGATCATCTTGCCCTTCTGCAGGAACCACTGGCTCCCCTTGAGCTCCACGCAGAAGGTGTACTTGTTGACGTTGTCGTCGACCGGCAGGGTCATCGGGTCGTAGATCACCGGGCCGCCCGCAGTCCCGTACGCGCTCACAGTTTTTCCTCCGAGGCCTGGACGTACACCGCACCACTGCCGCTCAGCTCCAGCTGGAACGCCTCGCCCGAGCCGCGGCCCACCATGTCGCGCCAGCCGAGCGCCGTGGACAGCTTGTTGCGTACGTCACCGTGGTGCGCCACGTACGCCTGGGGGTCGACATGGATGGGGCGCTGGGGGGAGATGGGGACCTCGATCACGCCCCCGTGGGCCATCACGGCCACCGCGCCGTGCCCCTTGAGCGTGGTCGTGAAGAGCCCCTGGCCCGTCACCTGGCCGCGGACCATGCCCATGACCCCGCCCTGCGAGCCGAGGAACATCGTGCCCTGCTGGAGGGTGCCGTCGAAGGCCAGCAGCCGGTCCGCCTCGACGTACAGGGTGTCGCCCGCGAGGTTGATCACCTGGATGTGATGGCCGCCGTGCCCGAAGAAGACCGTGCCGCTGCCCTCGACGGTCATCAGCGGGGTCGCCTCATTGGCGACCCGGCGGCCGATCATCGACATGACCCCGCCCTGGCCGCCCTGGACGTTCGGTGTGAAGGAGACGTCGCCCTTGTAGGCGAGCATCGCGCCGCGCTGACTGAACAGGCGCTGGCCGGGCAGGACCGTCGCCTCGATCATCTTGGAGTTCACTTCGCGGAACGGCATGTCACACGTCCCCCGCGATCGTGTTGCGCTCACTGGGCTGTACGTACACCAGTCCGTCGCCCTCGAAGCGGATCTGGAAGGCCTCGCCGCCGCCCTCGCCCATGAATGTGCGGAAGGTCACGCCGGCCTGGAAGGACTGCCGGACATTGCCCTGGTGCGCGATGTACGCCCCCGGGTCGACCGTCAGCGGGTACTGGGAGCTGACGCGCAGCACCACCGCCGGGCCGTCGGACGTGATCGCCGCCTGGCCGTGGCCCTCGACGGTGGTCGTGAACAGCCCGTTGCCCTGGGAGGCGCCTCTGAGGCCCGTGAAGGACGTGCCCGTCCGCAGGCCCGCGTCGGTCGCGAGCAGGTTGCTCGACTCGACGTACAGCTTGTCCCCCTGGAGGTTCACCAGGTTGATCTCGGAGGCCCGGTCCGCGAACCAGCAGGTCCCTTGCCCCTTCACCTCCATCACCGTCATCTGCTCACCGGTGATGCGCCGGGTCACCATCCCGCGGATCCCCTCCCCACCACCGCTCAGCTTCTTGAACGCCATCTGACCGTCGTACGCGACCATCGAGCCGTTCTTCGCCTTCACGGCGTCCCCGGTCATGTCGACGGCCAGCACCTTGCTGCCTTGAAGTCGGAACATCGCCACGTGGTGAAGGTAGCGGCAGGGCGGGGACGCGGACAGGGTCCAGAGGTGGATCTCACCCCTGAGCGGACCCTTAGGGGCCAAGCGGACATCCCCGCCCCGCACCCCGGGGCCGTGGTGCCCCGGCTCGGGTGCCACAATGGTGGACGCTTGTGCTTACGTTCACAAAGCGGCTCCCCGCCGAAAGCGAATCTCCCACCGAAGG is a window of Streptomyces sp. NBC_00271 DNA encoding:
- a CDS encoding AIM24 family protein, whose protein sequence is MFRLQGSKVLAVDMTGDAVKAKNGSMVAYDGQMAFKKLSGGGEGIRGMVTRRITGEQMTVMEVKGQGTCWFADRASEINLVNLQGDKLYVESSNLLATDAGLRTGTSFTGLRGASQGNGLFTTTVEGHGQAAITSDGPAVVLRVSSQYPLTVDPGAYIAHQGNVRQSFQAGVTFRTFMGEGGGEAFQIRFEGDGLVYVQPSERNTIAGDV
- a CDS encoding AIM24 family protein → MPFREVNSKMIEATVLPGQRLFSQRGAMLAYKGDVSFTPNVQGGQGGVMSMIGRRVANEATPLMTVEGSGTVFFGHGGHHIQVINLAGDTLYVEADRLLAFDGTLQQGTMFLGSQGGVMGMVRGQVTGQGLFTTTLKGHGAVAVMAHGGVIEVPISPQRPIHVDPQAYVAHHGDVRNKLSTALGWRDMVGRGSGEAFQLELSGSGAVYVQASEEKL